TAGAAtctagaacctagaaaaatggtacagatgaaccagtttgcagggcagaagttgagacacagatgtagagaacaaacgtatggacaccaaggggggaaaactgtggtggggtggggatggtggtgtgctgaattgggcgattggtattgacatgtatacactgatgtgtataaaattgataactaataagaacctgcagtataaaacaaacaaaaacaactaataaactttctttgggttatttgtatggaaatatgttaacataaatgtttcagacattacatgaaatttttaaaaatcttatatgttctggtatgatgttataagtcataattctagttattactttaaaatatatatctcagaaataactaaatttccttgtcaattgtattattatgaattttcatcagatctttaaccgtggtttttttgtttgtttgtttttgttttttgttttttgtttttttttaacggcCGATTATCAATTTATTAGAGCCGCTGGCTCAAGCATCTGCAATGGTGACTTCCACCTCGACTCCCGGCTCAATGCTGATGGAAGTGATCTGCTTGACGATCTCGGAAGGGCTGTGCAGGTCGATGAGGCGCTTGTGGATCCTCATCTGGAAACGGTCCCAAGTCTTAGAACCTTCCCCGCAGGGGGTTTTCCTCGTCGTTATTCTCAGGGTCTTGGTGGGCATCCGCACCGGCCCCTTCACTTTGAGATTCTTCTCCTTCGCGCCTCTGATCAGGTCGGCACACACCTTCTCCAGCGACTTCACGTTGCAACTGGTGAGAGTGATCCTAATCCGGTGGATCGCCACCTCGGGCTCCACGGGAGTCTTTCCGGTGTCCTTAAAAGCCATGGCTGCGGTGCGGCTTCCTGACCGACTTGTTCCTCCGCGAGAGCGAACAGCGGTGAGTCAGGAGCGGGAGCGGGAAGCCCAAGGCTCCGCAGCAACAGCGACCGCGTCTTCCTCCAAGAGCAACCGtggttatttttaagtcttttgtcatttacagacagttctgggtgtactctgatgcttttgcaaaaatgttcctgtaaaaaggtttcatcttcaaggaatgcatggaaaagactctgacaagtacaggtttctggtaactgactatactgctgaactgaatgaataagcattttcagaactctaatggaaaactgatgaattcataaaactgCTGACAaatatcaagatgaaaaaaaaaattaattacatgggactgagtgaactgatgaggatgattataatttttgtgactttctgtttgaataaaaaaaatagaatgaggaAGTAAAATACTAGTGAAACATCTATACCAGTtaatggtattattattattatcatcatcatcactatttatttatttttggctgcgttgggtcttccttgctgtgcttgggctttctctacttgcagctaGTGGagactactcttcactgtggtgtgcaggcttctcattgcggtggcttctctttttgcagggcacgggctctaggcgcacgggcttcagtagttgtggctcacgggctccagagcacaggctcagtagttgtggcgcacgggcttagttgctccgcggcatttaggatattcccggaccagggctcgaacctatgtcccctgcattggcaggtggattcttaaccactgcgccaccagggaagtcccatcactaCTATTTTATTGTTGTGATTAACACCAGTTAAGCACTAACTAAATAGAACATGATTAAATAACTAAATGGTAGAAAAATTGGACCTATAAATAAAGATGGaggataaaagtaaatatttagaaagctatatctagaggggaaaaaagctgAACTCTCTCGCATTTCCCCACATGATCTCCCGAAGTCACCAAGGCTGGATATGTTTATTGCTTGAGGAGGGACTTGCTTGTGTTGGGATTCTCCACTTTTAGACCTACTAGGTAGCCAAAGGGGTGTGGCTaccttgaggacacagaggggatTTCTCTTTTGTTATAAAGTACAcagctgggggacttccctggtggcacactggttaagaatccgcctgccaatgcaggggacacgggtttgatccctggtcctggaagatcccacatgctgtggagcaactaagcccgtgtgccacaactacagagcctgcactctagagccctcgagccacaactactgaagcccacgcgcctagagcccgtgctccgcaacaagagaagccaccgcaatgagaagcccgcgcaccacaacgaagagtagcccctgctcgccacaactagagaaaagcccgcgcgcagcaacgaagacccaacgcagccaaaaataaataaaataaaataaatttatttaaaaaataaagtacacagctgggatttccctggtggtccagtggttaagactccatgcttccactgcaggggaactaagatcctgtgtgccgcacagcgcagccaaaaaatttaaaataaacaaaaatataaaagtacacAGCATGCTGTACTTGTATGGTTTTACTTACTAGAGTCTCTCATAAAGCCTATGAGGGAAGGACTGGATCTTGTTCACCTCTGTGTGGTTTACAACACCTCTCTCGCGGTAggtagggaaggaaggaaagaaggaaggtagGCAGGCTGGAGAAAAATTGACAAGCTTTCTGATTTTGAGGTCTCTGATTAGGCTTTCTTTCTGGAATGGACAGAGGAATATGTATTTCAAAAGCActcaaatgggcttccctggtggcgcagtggttgagaatctgcctgccaatgcagggcacatgggttcgagccctggtctgggaagatcccacatgccgcggagcaactaggcccgtgagccacaactactgagtgagccataactactgagcctgtgcgtctggagcctgtgctccgcaacaagagaggccgcaatagtgagaggcccgtgcaccacgatgaagagtgagaggtctgcgcactgcgatgaagagtggctcccactcaactagagaaagtcctcgcacagaaatgaagacccaacacagccaaaaataaataaatttaaaaaaaaaaaaaaaaaagcactcaaaTAAGgatttccttggtggtccagtgggtaagacgcctcactcccaatgcagggggcccaggttcgatccctgatcggggaactggatcccacatgctgcaactaaagtctgcatgctgcaacgaagatcctgcgtgccgcaactaagaccaggtgcagccaaaaaaaaaaaaaaaaaccagcactCAAATAAGCGCATGTTGAGTGATTAAGAGTAATTAATTATGTGAGAATTTTCCCACCTGCAGGAGCCAGTTCCGCCAATGTCCCCCATACCCCTTTCCCTCAGTCATCTCAGCAGGAAATTACTATACTATGTCTCTCACATGGGTGATGAATGTTAGAAGCATTTTAACAGACTGTGATAGGGCCCAGAATGGGGTCAAGTAAAAGTAAATACCAGTCCTTATTAGGCGATCCTGGCCTCCAGTGGTGCATTTGCCCTGAGACACACGCAGCTTCCTGCTCTGTCATAGAAAGCAGACCTATCAGGTCACCACCTCCAGGTGACAGTTCCCTGACCTCCAGAAACTTCTTTAGTCAGGCATCACTTCATTCCTCACTCCTACACTCGACTCCTACACTTGACTCGATTTTACCACCGTGCACTATGCTCATGACAGTGCCCTGGTGTGGCCACAGGAGGAACTCAGCAGAGCACTGGGGAGTCTCCATAACGGCGGCAATAGGGCTGTTTTACGGAAACCCAGCAAGGCTGTGGCTGGCCCTCAAGAATCATTTCACACGTTCATTTTCTACCTAGTCATATGTCAAAGGGGAGCAGAGGGGCAAATGGATGGACTAGTATTCACACACGAGCTGCGGCTGACAGAATTCTGATTTTCCAGAACTAGTCCTATACAGCGGTGGATGTGGTGGTGTTAGTTGGGGTGGGAGAAGCTTCATACCATGTATTTGTTTAGTGACCCCAGGTCAAATtatattatgatttttatttaatggCTATTAAATGCTCAGAAACTAACTAAGGTAGCATGtattgattcacaatttttacaccattccatttctttttgtgtTGTTCTTCTAAAAAATTCTAGGATTTACCTGTGATTATATTTGCATTTATCATGCCtatgttgatattttaaaatttgtatccaTGTTTTTTTCCAGCTCATGAACGTTTTCTTCAACTATTTCTGTTCAGTTGCTCTGGAGCCTGCCTTAGGAATATCTCTAATTCTTTATTTTGTATATCTgatctctgttctctgtatctatcatattcattctttcttcttttgtcccCTTCCTCTGAATCCTGAGAGAAATTTGTCTTTGACATCACTGATATGATTTTTTTTGCagtgtcaattttttaaaattaagttttagcTCTTATCAGCTAATATCATTGCTTCCTATAGTGGTGAAGTTTTTGGTAGTTACTCAAGACTGTTAGATTTGATTatttgcagttttgttttttaatgggggagaacatttttttttctagtagtaAGTATTTCTGAAAACTTCTAACTGCTtactatataaaattaattttttaaaactgaaatcagAGCAGcagtataataaataaaacaattttaatttgctgttttagTGTGTCATGGTATAGTATACATAGTTTATTTTCTCATCATTTCTAGCATTGTTTTGGAACAGACTGGTTGGATTCATACATTTGTAATTATCCTAGCATTAAATAATGATACATGCAGTGTCTTTGAGAGAACTCAGTTTTTCAGAGACACTGACTTTGGAGTATTCATTTCCTGATTTGTTCTCTTTAATTTGAATAGTAAAGTTTCAGAAATTTAGCATTTTATTGCAATgctttaaataaagaaaactgtTCTATTTTCTAGGTCCTCCATTAAGCCATTGAGTAAAATGCCAACCCATTCATCTCAGCTTCAATCTTATCTTGCAGacttttttctcaaaaaattctGACTAATAAGGTTTTCTGAAAGACCACATGTTTCAGAATTATTGCCATCCCTCCCAGTGGTGAGGGAGCTGGGATATTTATATACCAACCCTCAGGGGATGTTAATTCCCTTTCACTTGTGACCTGCTGCTCACTCATGGGCAGAGCAGTATTTCACAGCTATGAAAAAAGTCCCTAAAGCACAGAGATGCAGATATAACAGCAGAAAGTTGTGTGCAGCATACTGCTTCTCTTTGCTCCTGTTTAAAGTTACTCATGAACCCATTCTTTTCTCTATGTTCCTGAGTGCCCCATCTCCCTGCTAGGGAGAACTATTCATA
Above is a window of Balaenoptera ricei isolate mBalRic1 chromosome 19, mBalRic1.hap2, whole genome shotgun sequence DNA encoding:
- the LOC132354365 gene encoding small ribosomal subunit protein uS10-like translates to MAFKDTGKTPVEPEVAIHRIRITLTSCNVKSLEKVCADLIRGAKEKNLKVKGPVRMPTKTLRITTRKTPCGEGSKTWDRFQMRIHKRLIDLHSPSEIVKQITSISIEPGVEVEVTIADA